The following are encoded together in the Magnetospirillum gryphiswaldense MSR-1 v2 genome:
- a CDS encoding protein meaA encodes MTDKTPAREKPWLFRTYSGHSSAAESNKLFRANLGKGQTGLSVAFDLPTQTGYDSDHVLARGEVGKVGVPICHIGDMMTLFQDIPLEKMNTSMTINAPAAWLLSLYIATAEKQGAARSSLNGTTQNDIIKEYLSRGTYIFGPQHSLRLTSDVIAFTYREVPKWNPMNVCSYHLQEAGATPEQELAFALATAIAVLDTVRPVVPPEDFSVVVSRISFFVNAGIRFVTELCKMRSFTYLWDEICRTRYGITDEKARRFRYGVQVNSLGLTEPQPENNVYRILLEMLAVVLSKDARARAVQLPAWNEALGLPREWDQQWSLRLQQIVAYETDLLEFGDIFNGSTEIQRKVDELMADARDELKRIDDMGGAVSAVESSYMKQKLVEANARRIGAIESGEQIVVGVNKWTETEPSPLTGGDGSILTVDHKVEAEQIERLKAFKATRDQGAVEAALAGLRAAASEGRNVMEPSITAAHAGVTTGEWAQTLREVFGEYRAPTGVSRASANTKGEKIVDVRAKVETVSAKLGRRVKMLVGKPGLDGHSNGAEQIAVRARDAGMEVVYEGIRLTPAQIVNAALEEGVHVVGLSILSGSHIPLVTEVLERMKAAGIGDIPVVAGGIIPPEDEKLLLAAGCARIYTPKDYDITTIMGDIVDLVGARAA; translated from the coding sequence ATGACGGACAAGACCCCCGCCCGCGAGAAGCCCTGGCTGTTCCGCACCTATTCGGGCCACAGCTCGGCGGCGGAATCCAACAAGCTGTTCCGTGCCAATCTGGGCAAGGGCCAGACCGGCCTGTCGGTGGCCTTCGACCTTCCCACCCAGACCGGCTACGATTCCGATCATGTGCTGGCGCGCGGCGAAGTGGGCAAGGTGGGCGTGCCCATCTGCCATATTGGCGACATGATGACGCTTTTCCAGGATATCCCGCTGGAAAAGATGAACACGTCCATGACCATCAACGCCCCCGCCGCCTGGCTGCTGTCCTTGTACATCGCCACCGCCGAGAAGCAGGGCGCGGCGCGCTCCAGCCTGAACGGCACCACCCAGAACGACATCATCAAGGAATACCTGTCGCGCGGCACCTATATCTTCGGGCCGCAGCATTCCTTGCGCCTGACCAGCGACGTCATCGCCTTCACCTACCGCGAGGTTCCCAAGTGGAACCCCATGAACGTCTGCTCGTACCACCTGCAAGAGGCCGGGGCGACGCCGGAACAGGAACTGGCCTTCGCCCTGGCCACCGCCATCGCCGTGCTCGATACCGTGCGCCCCGTCGTGCCGCCCGAGGATTTCTCGGTGGTGGTCAGCCGTATCTCGTTCTTCGTCAATGCCGGCATCCGTTTCGTCACCGAATTGTGCAAGATGCGGTCCTTCACCTATCTGTGGGACGAAATCTGCCGCACCCGTTATGGCATCACCGACGAGAAGGCCCGGCGCTTCCGCTATGGCGTCCAGGTCAATTCCCTGGGCCTGACCGAGCCGCAGCCGGAAAACAACGTCTATCGCATCTTGCTGGAAATGCTGGCGGTGGTGCTGTCGAAAGACGCCCGCGCCCGTGCCGTCCAGTTGCCGGCCTGGAACGAGGCCCTTGGCCTGCCGCGTGAATGGGACCAGCAATGGTCGCTGCGTCTGCAACAGATCGTCGCCTATGAAACCGATCTGTTGGAATTCGGCGACATCTTCAACGGCTCGACCGAAATCCAGCGCAAGGTGGATGAATTGATGGCCGATGCCCGCGACGAGCTGAAGCGCATCGACGATATGGGCGGCGCCGTTTCGGCGGTGGAATCCAGCTACATGAAGCAGAAGCTGGTGGAAGCCAACGCCCGGCGCATCGGGGCCATCGAATCGGGTGAACAGATCGTCGTCGGCGTCAACAAGTGGACGGAAACCGAGCCCAGCCCGCTGACCGGCGGTGACGGCTCGATCCTGACCGTCGACCATAAGGTCGAGGCCGAGCAGATCGAACGGCTGAAGGCGTTCAAGGCCACCCGCGATCAAGGCGCGGTGGAAGCCGCCCTGGCCGGCCTGCGCGCCGCCGCGAGCGAAGGCCGCAACGTCATGGAGCCGAGCATCACCGCCGCCCATGCCGGGGTGACCACCGGCGAATGGGCACAGACCCTGCGCGAGGTGTTCGGCGAATATCGGGCACCGACCGGTGTTTCCCGCGCTTCCGCCAACACCAAGGGCGAGAAGATCGTCGATGTGCGCGCCAAGGTCGAGACCGTGTCGGCCAAATTGGGCCGTCGGGTCAAGATGCTGGTGGGCAAGCCCGGTCTGGACGGTCATTCCAACGGCGCTGAACAGATCGCTGTCCGTGCCCGCGACGCCGGCATGGAAGTGGTCTATGAAGGCATTCGCCTGACCCCGGCCCAGATCGTCAATGCCGCCCTGGAAGAAGGCGTGCACGTGGTCGGCCTCTCCATCCTGTCGGGCAGCCATATCCCGCTGGTGACCGAAGTGCTGGAACGCATGAAGGCCGCCGGTATCGGTGATATCCCGGTGGTGGCCGGCGGCATCATCCCGCCGGAAGACGAAAAGCTGCTGCTGGCGGCGGGCTGTGCCCGCATCTACACGCCCAAGGATTACGACATCACCACCATCATGGGCGATATCGTCGATCTGGTCGGCGCCCGCGCGGCGTAA
- a CDS encoding methyl-accepting chemotaxis protein, which produces MMLENISISNKILGIVAFLGLVAAGIAGLGTNGLMVLNSNAQDIVETAEEIRIAARLNENVVELNRAEYWAATDPAAYEQIAENVKKVSATLDDRLSRLEKNAGPNQARLLADVRQAYATYGKSVQQSLETAHRHRDHVSLDAARKEIADQVAVSRLNARALRNKVNEFVTYTDDKSEKIKAEADQQANVLSKTMIIGAAAGIIIGLVIGLAVARKGIVTPIHRIVDTLKNLAHGRLDIDILGTGRKDEIGDIARTALVFRDNAQEAERLRTEAAAQEGRAAAERKQAMLGMADDFENRVKSLIIAVSSAATELQATSQQLSATAEETSRQAGAVSAASEQTSANLQTVAAATEEMSASVDEITRQINTAAQRTREVAGDAKATDEAVAQLAETANRIGDVVRLINEIASQTNLLALNATIEAARAGDAGKGFAVVAHEVKSLANQTANATGEIGSQINTIQNAMKVAVAAVSKIVSGIGDVDGITATIAASAEEQSASTGEISRNVSEAAHGAQEVSGNVIGVMRASEETGSASTVVLESASQLARQASDLSREVETFLAEVRAA; this is translated from the coding sequence ATGATGCTGGAAAACATAAGCATTTCTAATAAGATCCTGGGGATCGTCGCATTTCTGGGGCTTGTCGCCGCCGGTATCGCCGGCCTGGGGACCAATGGCTTGATGGTGCTGAACTCCAACGCCCAAGACATCGTCGAGACCGCCGAGGAAATCCGCATCGCCGCCCGCCTCAACGAAAATGTGGTCGAGCTGAACCGGGCGGAATATTGGGCAGCCACCGATCCCGCCGCCTATGAGCAGATCGCCGAAAACGTCAAAAAGGTCAGCGCAACCCTGGATGACCGCCTGAGCCGCTTGGAAAAAAACGCCGGCCCCAATCAGGCCCGCCTGCTGGCTGATGTTCGCCAAGCCTATGCCACCTATGGCAAGTCGGTACAGCAATCGCTGGAAACGGCCCATAGGCATCGTGACCATGTCAGCTTGGATGCGGCGCGCAAGGAAATCGCCGATCAGGTCGCCGTCAGCCGCCTCAATGCCCGCGCCTTACGCAACAAGGTCAACGAGTTCGTCACCTATACCGACGACAAGAGCGAGAAAATCAAGGCCGAGGCCGACCAGCAGGCCAACGTCCTGTCCAAGACCATGATCATCGGTGCCGCCGCCGGCATCATCATCGGCTTGGTCATCGGCCTTGCCGTCGCCCGCAAGGGGATCGTCACCCCCATTCATCGTATCGTCGACACCTTGAAGAACCTGGCCCATGGTCGCCTGGATATCGACATCCTGGGGACCGGACGCAAGGACGAGATCGGCGACATCGCCCGCACCGCTTTGGTGTTCCGCGACAACGCCCAAGAGGCCGAACGGCTGCGGACGGAAGCGGCGGCACAGGAAGGCCGGGCCGCGGCCGAGCGCAAGCAAGCCATGCTGGGCATGGCTGACGATTTTGAGAACCGGGTCAAATCATTGATCATCGCCGTATCGTCGGCGGCCACCGAATTGCAGGCGACCTCGCAGCAATTGTCGGCGACGGCGGAAGAAACCAGCCGGCAAGCCGGTGCGGTGTCGGCAGCATCGGAACAGACATCGGCCAATCTGCAAACGGTGGCCGCCGCCACCGAGGAAATGTCGGCGTCGGTGGATGAAATCACCCGCCAGATCAACACCGCCGCGCAACGCACGCGGGAAGTGGCCGGCGACGCCAAGGCCACCGACGAGGCGGTGGCGCAATTGGCTGAAACCGCCAATCGCATCGGTGATGTGGTCCGCCTGATCAATGAAATCGCCAGTCAGACCAATCTGTTGGCGCTCAATGCCACCATCGAGGCGGCGCGCGCCGGCGACGCCGGCAAAGGTTTTGCCGTCGTTGCCCACGAGGTGAAATCCCTGGCCAATCAGACCGCCAACGCCACCGGAGAAATCGGCAGCCAGATCAACACCATCCAGAATGCGATGAAAGTGGCGGTCGCCGCGGTGAGCAAGATCGTCAGCGGTATCGGCGATGTCGACGGCATCACCGCCACCATCGCCGCCTCGGCGGAAGAGCAATCGGCCTCGACCGGTGAAATCTCACGCAATGTCTCGGAAGCAGCCCACGGCGCCCAGGAAGTCAGCGGTAATGTCATCGGCGTCATGCGGGCGTCGGAAGAAACCGGCTCGGCTTCGACCGTCGTCTTGGAATCGGCGTCGCAACTGGCGCGTCAGGCCTCGGATCTGTCGCGCGAAGTGGAGACCTTCCTGGCCGAAGTGCGGGCGGCGTAG
- a CDS encoding NADH-quinone oxidoreductase subunit B family protein gives MIPPIAKMLARHLLRPHTTKDKFNPAEAALRELADSLGLAAQAKLGRSLAIRAVDAGSCNGCELEIHAVNHPVYDLERFGIKFVASPRHADVLLVTGPVSWNMAEALRRTVEATPEPRWVVAMGDCAIDGGCFAGSYAVAGGAAAIVPVDMTIPGCPPTPINIIAGLLALLEAVDG, from the coding sequence ATGATTCCGCCCATCGCCAAAATGCTGGCTCGCCACCTGCTGCGCCCACATACGACCAAGGACAAATTCAATCCGGCGGAAGCCGCGTTGCGCGAACTGGCCGACAGCCTGGGGCTGGCCGCCCAGGCCAAGCTGGGCCGGTCCTTGGCCATCCGCGCGGTGGATGCCGGGTCATGCAATGGCTGCGAGCTGGAAATCCACGCCGTCAACCACCCGGTCTACGACCTGGAACGCTTCGGTATCAAGTTTGTCGCCAGCCCGCGCCATGCCGATGTGCTGCTGGTCACCGGCCCGGTCAGCTGGAACATGGCGGAAGCCCTGCGCCGTACGGTGGAGGCAACGCCGGAACCGCGTTGGGTGGTGGCCATGGGCGATTGCGCCATCGACGGCGGCTGCTTCGCCGGCTCTTACGCCGTGGCCGGCGGTGCGGCTGCCATCGTGCCGGTGGACATGACCATCCCCGGCTGTCCGCCCACCCCCATCAACATCATCGCCGGTCTGCTGGCGCTGCTGGAGGCGGTGGACGGTTAG
- a CDS encoding regulatory protein RecX, translating into MAATRIPTRITPQYLENAALHYLERFAASSAGLRRVLLRKVDRSVAHWGGERADHLAAVDAVIVKLTNLGYLNDQAFAEMKTRALHRQGKGSRAIRATLAAKGVDSDLAEQAMETLTEEHAQPDLAAAVKLARKRRLGPFRLPEKRAETRAKDMAALARAGFDFDTARRVIDADSVDGLEELLTS; encoded by the coding sequence ATGGCCGCCACTCGCATCCCCACCAGGATCACCCCGCAATACCTCGAGAATGCAGCGTTGCATTACCTTGAACGCTTCGCCGCGTCCAGTGCCGGTTTGCGCCGGGTGCTGTTGCGCAAGGTCGACCGCTCGGTCGCCCATTGGGGCGGCGAGCGCGCCGACCATCTGGCGGCGGTGGACGCGGTCATCGTCAAGCTGACCAATCTGGGCTATCTGAACGACCAAGCCTTCGCCGAGATGAAGACCCGGGCGCTGCATCGCCAGGGCAAGGGCAGCCGCGCCATCCGCGCCACCTTGGCGGCCAAGGGGGTGGACAGCGACCTGGCCGAACAGGCCATGGAAACCCTGACCGAAGAACACGCCCAACCCGATCTTGCCGCCGCCGTCAAACTGGCGCGCAAGCGCCGTCTCGGCCCCTTTCGCCTGCCAGAAAAGCGGGCGGAGACGCGGGCCAAGGATATGGCGGCCCTGGCCCGCGCGGGCTTCGATTTCGACACCGCGCGGCGGGTCATCGATGCCGACAGCGTCGACGGGCTGGAAGAGTTGCTGACGTCTTAG
- a CDS encoding ABC transporter permease — MKDPIATLPPVPRSYGMVNWLGFYTLLAKEVRRFLKVYFQTIMAPVVTTLLFLAVFALALGRVAADVHGVPFVEFLAPGLIMMAMVQNAFANTSSSLIIAKVQGNIVDMLMPPLSATEQTLAVALGGVIRGVVVGLVVGLVMTLFVNVHVHDAFFIVFHAVMGSLLLSLLGMVGGIWADKFDHMAAVTNFIVTPLSFLSGTFYTIDRLPEGFHAIALANPFFYMIDGFRYGFIGHADGSLAVGLMVVGLADLALLALTWRMLSTGYKLKA; from the coding sequence ATGAAAGACCCTATCGCCACCCTGCCGCCGGTCCCCCGCAGCTATGGGATGGTCAACTGGCTGGGGTTCTATACCCTGTTGGCCAAGGAGGTGCGCCGCTTCCTCAAGGTCTATTTCCAGACCATCATGGCCCCGGTGGTGACGACGCTGCTGTTTCTGGCGGTGTTCGCCCTGGCGCTCGGTCGGGTGGCGGCGGATGTGCACGGCGTGCCCTTCGTCGAGTTCCTGGCGCCGGGCCTGATCATGATGGCCATGGTGCAGAACGCCTTCGCCAACACCTCGTCGTCGCTGATCATCGCCAAGGTCCAAGGCAATATCGTTGATATGCTGATGCCGCCCCTGTCGGCGACGGAACAGACCCTGGCGGTGGCCTTGGGCGGGGTGATCCGCGGCGTGGTGGTGGGACTGGTGGTCGGGCTGGTGATGACGTTGTTCGTCAATGTCCATGTGCACGACGCCTTCTTCATCGTCTTCCATGCGGTGATGGGGTCGTTGCTGCTGTCGCTTCTGGGCATGGTCGGCGGCATCTGGGCCGACAAGTTCGACCACATGGCGGCGGTGACCAATTTCATCGTCACGCCGCTGTCGTTCCTGTCCGGAACCTTCTACACCATCGACCGCCTGCCGGAAGGCTTTCACGCCATCGCCCTGGCCAATCCATTCTTTTACATGATCGACGGTTTCCGCTATGGCTTCATCGGTCATGCCGACGGATCGCTGGCGGTGGGATTGATGGTGGTGGGACTGGCCGATCTGGCCCTGCTGGCGCTGACCTGGCGCATGCTGTCCACCGGCTATAAACTGAAGGCCTAA
- the arsC gene encoding arsenate reductase (glutaredoxin) (This arsenate reductase requires both glutathione and glutaredoxin to convert arsenate to arsenite, after which the efflux transporter formed by ArsA and ArsB can extrude the arsenite from the cell, providing resistance.) — protein MTEVTIYHNPRCSKSRETLKLLEDQGVTPRVVEYLKTPPSAALLAAILAKLGKGPKDIIRKKEVAEVGIDVGGLSDQALIAALAANPTAIERPIVVKGDKAALGRPPENVLTIL, from the coding sequence ATGACCGAGGTGACCATCTATCACAATCCGCGCTGCTCCAAATCGCGCGAAACCCTGAAGCTGCTGGAGGATCAGGGCGTGACACCGCGGGTGGTGGAGTATCTGAAGACTCCGCCCAGCGCCGCCCTATTGGCCGCCATCCTGGCCAAACTGGGCAAGGGGCCGAAGGACATCATCCGCAAGAAGGAAGTCGCCGAGGTCGGTATCGACGTGGGCGGGCTGTCCGATCAGGCGCTGATCGCGGCGCTTGCCGCCAATCCCACGGCCATCGAGCGGCCCATCGTCGTCAAGGGCGACAAGGCCGCCCTGGGCCGCCCACCGGAAAACGTGCTGACCATTTTGTGA
- a CDS encoding acyl-CoA dehydrogenase family protein, which translates to MTASLLIDDLIPTCESALETVRGLHAAAKESVTAMVSKDGKIDSALFEANQQAAHGYAWLSTYVAALEQMLDWAKRVGAAGKLGELEQLMLQSAYGEYCAQIYGGIPMSQGEIIRPIDLGLDSGACHKHHSEAVSILRKSGNAAAVRVRIAQLIEDGHHYGELALDDETLELIRDQFRRFVEDNVAPYAHEWHLKDELIPLEVLNAVAEMGVFGLTLPEEFGGLGMSKTSMCVVTEELSRGYIGVGSLGTRAEIAGELIRLGGTQEQKEEWLPKIASGEILPTAVFTEPNTGSDLGSLRTRAVKEGDDYVVTGNKTWITHASRTDVMALLVRTDPNTKDWRGLSMFLAPKVRGTEENPFPTPGMTGGEIKVLGYRGMKEYELGFDGFKVPAANLLGQVEGQGFKQLMETFESARIQTAARAIGVAQNAMEIGQQYAKDRVQFGKPIYKFPRVACKIAWMAVETMIARQLTYFSAREKDGGHRCDIEAGMAKLLGARVAWSNADNALQVHGGNGYAEEYQISRILCDARILNIFEGAAEIQAQVIARGLLSGARG; encoded by the coding sequence ATGACCGCCTCGCTGCTGATCGACGATCTGATCCCCACCTGTGAAAGCGCGCTCGAAACCGTGCGTGGTCTGCACGCCGCCGCCAAGGAATCGGTGACGGCCATGGTGAGCAAGGATGGCAAGATCGATTCCGCCCTGTTTGAAGCCAACCAGCAGGCCGCCCACGGCTATGCCTGGCTGTCCACCTACGTGGCGGCGCTGGAACAGATGCTGGATTGGGCCAAGCGCGTCGGCGCCGCCGGCAAGCTGGGCGAGCTGGAACAGCTGATGCTGCAATCGGCCTACGGCGAATATTGCGCCCAGATTTACGGCGGCATCCCCATGAGCCAGGGCGAGATCATCCGCCCCATCGATCTGGGCCTGGATTCGGGTGCCTGTCACAAGCACCATTCGGAAGCGGTCAGCATTTTGCGCAAGTCCGGCAACGCGGCGGCCGTGCGCGTGCGCATCGCCCAGTTGATCGAGGACGGCCACCATTACGGTGAACTGGCGCTTGATGACGAAACCCTGGAATTGATCCGTGACCAGTTCCGCCGCTTCGTCGAGGATAACGTCGCCCCTTATGCCCATGAATGGCATTTGAAGGACGAGTTGATCCCGCTCGAGGTCTTGAACGCAGTGGCGGAAATGGGCGTGTTCGGCCTGACCCTGCCGGAGGAATTCGGTGGTCTGGGCATGAGCAAAACCTCCATGTGCGTGGTCACCGAGGAATTGTCGCGCGGCTATATCGGCGTCGGCTCCTTGGGCACCCGCGCCGAAATCGCCGGCGAGTTGATCCGCCTGGGCGGTACCCAAGAGCAAAAAGAAGAATGGCTGCCGAAAATCGCCTCGGGCGAGATTCTGCCCACCGCCGTGTTCACCGAACCCAATACCGGCTCGGATCTGGGAAGCCTGCGCACCCGCGCGGTCAAGGAAGGCGACGATTACGTCGTCACCGGCAACAAGACCTGGATCACCCATGCGTCGCGCACCGACGTCATGGCGCTTTTGGTGCGCACCGATCCCAACACCAAGGATTGGCGCGGCCTGTCCATGTTCCTGGCGCCGAAAGTGCGCGGCACCGAGGAAAACCCCTTCCCCACCCCCGGCATGACCGGCGGCGAGATCAAGGTGTTGGGCTATCGCGGCATGAAGGAATACGAATTGGGCTTCGACGGCTTCAAGGTGCCGGCGGCCAATCTGCTGGGTCAAGTCGAAGGCCAGGGCTTCAAGCAGCTGATGGAAACCTTTGAATCGGCCCGTATCCAGACCGCCGCCCGCGCCATCGGCGTCGCCCAGAACGCCATGGAAATCGGCCAGCAATACGCCAAGGATCGGGTGCAGTTCGGCAAGCCCATCTACAAGTTCCCGCGCGTGGCTTGCAAGATCGCCTGGATGGCGGTGGAAACCATGATCGCCCGCCAGCTCACGTATTTCTCGGCGCGCGAAAAGGATGGCGGCCACCGCTGCGACATCGAGGCCGGCATGGCCAAGCTGTTGGGCGCCCGCGTCGCCTGGTCCAACGCCGACAACGCGTTGCAGGTCCATGGCGGCAACGGCTATGCCGAGGAATACCAGATCAGCCGCATCCTGTGTGACGCCCGCATCCTCAACATCTTCGAGGGCGCGGCGGAAATCCAGGCCCAAGTCATCGCCCGCGGCTTGTTGTCCGGGGCCCGGGGCTGA
- the ccrA gene encoding crotonyl-CoA carboxylase/reductase, which yields MSEVQAQVQKDLYEIGEIPPLGHVPKQMYAWAIRKERHGNPDTAMLVEVVDTPDIDPHEVLIMVMAAGVNYNGVWAALGKPISPFDYHKAAYHIAGSDASGIIWAVGSKVKRWKVGDEVVVHCNQTDGDDEECNGGDPMNSPTQRIWGYETPDGSFAQFTRVQAQQVMHRPKHLTWEESACYTLTLATAYRMLFGHRPHVLRPGHNVLVWGAAGGLGSMAIQLIAVSGANAIGVISEEDKRDFVLGLGAKGVINRKDFDCWGQLPDVDGDQAEFAAYMKKVREFGKAIWDVTGKGNDVDFVFEHPGEATFPVSCNVVKRGGMVVFCAGTTGFNLTFDARFVWMRQKRIQGSHFANLLQASQANQLVIERRIDPCMSECYVWEDIPAAHMKMLKNQHKPGNMAVMVQAKKPGRYTIEDCIEGE from the coding sequence ATGAGCGAAGTTCAGGCCCAAGTGCAGAAGGACCTTTACGAAATCGGTGAGATCCCGCCGCTGGGTCACGTGCCGAAGCAGATGTACGCCTGGGCCATCCGCAAGGAACGGCACGGCAACCCCGATACCGCCATGCTGGTGGAAGTGGTCGACACCCCCGACATCGATCCGCATGAAGTGCTGATCATGGTGATGGCCGCCGGCGTCAACTACAACGGCGTCTGGGCCGCCCTGGGCAAGCCCATCTCGCCCTTCGACTACCACAAGGCCGCCTATCACATCGCCGGCTCCGACGCCTCGGGCATCATTTGGGCGGTGGGCTCCAAGGTCAAGCGCTGGAAAGTGGGCGACGAAGTGGTCGTGCACTGCAACCAGACCGATGGCGACGACGAGGAATGCAACGGCGGCGACCCGATGAATTCGCCGACCCAGCGCATCTGGGGCTATGAAACCCCTGACGGCTCGTTCGCCCAGTTCACCCGTGTGCAGGCCCAGCAGGTCATGCATCGGCCCAAGCACCTGACCTGGGAAGAAAGCGCCTGCTACACCCTGACCCTGGCCACCGCCTATCGCATGCTGTTCGGCCATCGTCCGCACGTGCTGCGTCCGGGCCACAACGTGTTGGTCTGGGGCGCCGCCGGCGGCCTGGGCTCCATGGCCATCCAGCTGATCGCGGTGTCGGGCGCCAACGCCATCGGCGTCATCTCGGAAGAAGACAAGCGTGACTTCGTCTTGGGCCTCGGCGCCAAGGGCGTGATCAACCGCAAGGATTTCGATTGCTGGGGCCAATTGCCCGACGTCGACGGCGACCAGGCCGAGTTCGCCGCCTATATGAAGAAGGTGCGCGAGTTCGGTAAGGCCATCTGGGACGTCACCGGCAAGGGCAACGACGTGGATTTCGTCTTCGAACATCCCGGCGAAGCTACCTTCCCGGTGTCGTGCAACGTGGTCAAGCGCGGCGGCATGGTGGTGTTCTGTGCCGGCACCACCGGCTTCAACCTGACCTTCGACGCCCGCTTCGTCTGGATGCGCCAGAAGCGTATCCAGGGCAGCCACTTCGCCAACCTGCTGCAGGCCAGCCAGGCCAACCAGCTGGTGATCGAACGCCGCATCGATCCGTGCATGTCGGAATGCTATGTCTGGGAGGATATCCCGGCCGCCCACATGAAGATGCTGAAGAACCAGCACAAGCCCGGCAACATGGCGGTGATGGTCCAGGCCAAGAAGCCCGGTCGTTACACCATCGAAGACTGCATCGAGGGCGAATAA
- a CDS encoding mechanosensitive ion channel family protein — MMIALLRLFCLIAFAVTAFATAQPARAQSAAEVERLVATLEDDSARAKLVGQLKLLLKAQNTKANGSLVQGNDSSALLNVIPDKLERSLWSMVGQWGGGAAKWLSQGIGQRLIGGLISILSALGIAYAVWRLVATSIRRYLQRTDKDGNAIERSRRVRTLLPLLRLVVRMVLTVMVALIILSELGVNIAPLLAGAGVVGIAVGFGAQKLVQDIITGIFILIEDTISIGDVVRIDAVHAGTVESMSIRALKLRDSSGALHSIPFSSVGSVTNMSKEFAFAVFDVGVCYGEDVDRVSTELNRLGDEMLVEPEWAGKILNPLEVLGLERFDTNAVIVRARFRTKALQQWAVAREFNRRIKQRFDAEGIRFPTPAATLLMGADGKMKPS; from the coding sequence ATGATGATTGCCTTGCTGCGCCTGTTCTGCCTGATCGCCTTTGCCGTCACCGCTTTCGCCACCGCCCAGCCGGCGCGGGCGCAAAGCGCCGCCGAGGTGGAAAGGCTGGTCGCCACCCTCGAGGATGATTCCGCCCGGGCCAAGCTGGTCGGCCAGTTGAAGCTGCTGTTGAAGGCGCAGAACACCAAGGCGAATGGTTCGCTGGTGCAGGGCAACGACAGCTCGGCCCTCTTGAACGTCATCCCCGACAAGCTCGAACGTTCACTGTGGTCGATGGTGGGGCAATGGGGCGGCGGTGCGGCCAAATGGCTGTCCCAAGGCATCGGCCAGCGCCTGATTGGCGGCCTCATTTCCATCCTGTCGGCGCTGGGGATCGCCTATGCCGTATGGCGCCTGGTGGCGACCTCCATCCGCCGCTATCTGCAACGGACCGACAAGGACGGCAACGCCATCGAGCGGTCGCGCCGGGTGCGCACCTTGCTGCCGTTGCTGCGGCTGGTGGTGCGTATGGTTCTGACGGTCATGGTGGCGCTGATCATCTTGTCGGAATTGGGCGTCAACATCGCCCCGCTGTTGGCCGGTGCCGGCGTGGTCGGCATCGCCGTCGGCTTCGGCGCACAAAAGCTGGTGCAAGACATCATCACCGGCATCTTCATCCTGATCGAGGACACCATTTCCATCGGCGATGTGGTGCGCATCGATGCCGTCCATGCCGGTACGGTGGAAAGCATGTCCATTCGGGCACTGAAACTGCGCGATTCCAGCGGCGCCTTGCATTCCATCCCGTTTTCGTCGGTGGGATCGGTGACCAATATGAGCAAGGAATTCGCCTTTGCCGTCTTCGACGTGGGCGTCTGCTATGGCGAGGATGTGGACCGGGTCAGCACCGAGCTCAACCGGTTGGGCGATGAAATGCTGGTCGAGCCCGAATGGGCCGGCAAAATCCTTAATCCGCTGGAGGTGCTGGGGCTCGAGCGTTTCGACACCAATGCGGTCATCGTCCGCGCCCGCTTCCGCACCAAGGCGTTGCAGCAATGGGCGGTGGCGCGCGAGTTCAACCGTCGCATCAAACAACGTTTCGACGCCGAGGGCATTCGCTTTCCCACACCGGCGGCCACCTTGCTGATGGGTGCCGACGGCAAGATGAAGCCGAGCTAA